From Paenibacillus polymyxa, the proteins below share one genomic window:
- a CDS encoding HAD-IIB family hydrolase produces MFKLVVSDLDGTFLNNSGTFDVELFNQVYGEMKENNIAFVACTGKQCERVEELFDEHGKGIWILGDSVTRIKRDGVVVKEFTIERNLALQAISQIEAFAKDFIIIACTTEAAYVHSQIQEEYYKIVKGSYKEVLKIDSFDQINSNFLKITVYDPSGRSSILRKHVEKTLLDQIYIVDSEANWLDITALHTHKGETVRKLQEILGVTMDETMSFGDGENDVELMSIAKYSFAVKNACENTKNAASFITKSNEENGVLLTIKKMMDLQKH; encoded by the coding sequence ATGTTTAAACTGGTAGTAAGTGATTTGGATGGTACTTTTCTGAACAATAGTGGTACTTTTGATGTTGAATTATTTAATCAGGTGTACGGAGAGATGAAAGAAAATAATATCGCCTTTGTTGCTTGTACAGGTAAGCAATGTGAAAGAGTAGAAGAGTTGTTTGATGAGCACGGAAAAGGAATCTGGATTTTGGGAGACAGTGTTACTCGTATTAAAAGGGATGGAGTTGTTGTAAAAGAGTTTACAATTGAACGTAATTTGGCATTACAAGCGATCAGTCAAATTGAAGCTTTCGCTAAGGATTTTATTATCATCGCATGTACAACTGAAGCAGCCTATGTCCACTCTCAAATTCAAGAGGAATATTACAAGATTGTGAAGGGCTCCTACAAGGAAGTGCTGAAGATTGATTCGTTTGATCAAATAAATAGCAACTTTCTTAAAATAACTGTTTACGATCCATCAGGGAGAAGTTCCATTTTAAGAAAACATGTTGAAAAGACGCTGCTAGACCAAATTTATATTGTAGATTCTGAAGCAAATTGGCTGGATATTACAGCCCTTCATACCCATAAAGGGGAGACGGTAAGAAAACTCCAAGAGATATTGGGTGTTACTATGGACGAAACCATGTCTTTTGGAGATGGTGAAAATGACGTGGAGCTTATGAGTATTGCCAAATACAGTTTTGCTGTAAAAAATGCTTGTGAGAATACTAAAAATGCAGCAAGTTTTATCACCAAATCCAATGAAGAGAACGGTGTGTTATTAACGATAAAGAAAATGATGGATTTACAAAAGCATTAA
- a CDS encoding MFS transporter, with protein sequence MLATWFLIIIYLAFISLGIPDSLFGAAWPVMWPELGAAFGSAGIVSMVVAGGTIVSSLASGSIIEKIGTGKITLLSCFLTAGALLGFSFAPSLFWLVLLAIPLGLGGGAVDAALNQYVATHYKAHHMSWLHCFWGVGATMGPIIMSFYISNYNSWRSGYTAVSMIQWGLVIILLITLPLWKRVTAIQNPIISESPSDYSQMDDNIVHVENIPKQNPIRMKGVKNTLIAFLFYCGVEATVGLWGASYLVGARNITADTAAGWISLYYGGITVGRLITGFVTIKINNGMLIRIGQLTAVAGGLILLLPLPVAFLLPGFILIGLGLAPIYPGLLHETPTRFGKENSAKLMGYQMAVAYTGTTLLPPIFGIIASQVSIHFFPVAVVVFLLFMLLSSEQVNRILKKKILKS encoded by the coding sequence ATGTTGGCAACCTGGTTTCTGATTATTATTTATCTAGCGTTTATTAGCTTGGGAATCCCGGATTCCCTGTTTGGGGCAGCATGGCCTGTGATGTGGCCGGAACTTGGGGCAGCTTTTGGGTCAGCTGGAATAGTATCCATGGTCGTTGCAGGCGGAACCATTGTATCAAGTCTAGCTAGCGGAAGTATCATTGAAAAAATAGGTACAGGTAAGATTACTCTATTGAGCTGCTTTTTGACTGCAGGAGCGTTACTTGGATTTTCTTTTGCGCCTTCATTATTTTGGCTTGTACTATTAGCAATCCCTCTTGGACTTGGCGGGGGAGCTGTTGATGCAGCACTCAATCAGTATGTGGCTACTCATTATAAGGCACATCATATGAGTTGGCTGCATTGCTTTTGGGGAGTTGGAGCTACGATGGGGCCGATAATTATGTCTTTCTACATTTCGAACTACAATTCATGGAGAAGTGGTTACACAGCCGTATCCATGATTCAGTGGGGCCTTGTTATTATTTTGCTCATTACACTGCCATTATGGAAACGTGTTACCGCGATACAAAATCCCATTATTTCTGAATCCCCATCAGACTACTCACAGATGGATGACAATATCGTACATGTTGAGAACATACCCAAACAAAATCCAATTCGAATGAAAGGAGTTAAGAACACGCTCATTGCTTTTTTGTTTTATTGTGGTGTGGAAGCCACGGTGGGCTTATGGGGAGCCAGCTATTTGGTAGGCGCAAGGAACATCACAGCCGACACTGCTGCTGGTTGGATATCTTTATACTATGGTGGAATCACGGTTGGCAGGCTTATTACGGGGTTTGTAACTATAAAAATAAATAATGGTATGTTAATCCGAATTGGCCAACTTACTGCTGTTGCAGGAGGACTCATTTTGTTGCTTCCTTTGCCTGTTGCCTTTTTATTACCCGGTTTTATTCTTATTGGTTTAGGGCTTGCGCCGATTTACCCTGGACTTCTTCATGAAACACCAACACGGTTTGGTAAGGAAAATTCCGCTAAACTCATGGGGTATCAAATGGCAGTTGCTTATACAGGAACGACTTTGCTCCCGCCCATTTTTGGGATTATAGCTTCACAGGTAAGTATTCATTTTTTTCCAGTTGCAGTCGTTGTGTTCCTTCTTTTTATGCTGCTCAGTTCAGAACAAGTGAATCGGATACTGAAGAAGAAAATTTTGAAGAGTTAA
- a CDS encoding endonuclease MutS2, translated as MNETTMLRLEYDQIKTRVSECAFSYLGKQHAASMQPITDIRTIKIRLNETSEALQLIRHGASVPVPSLEGMEHILHLLGTGYMFSERDFSHLAQFIRSCMQLMKYMHAKADSAPTVSAYASSMYGMESLLSEIERCIYSGRVTDNASKELAKIRKKIAVTEERIKRKLDSLISRHRSIMQENMISQRNGRYVLPIKKEFRKQVKGNVLDESGSGQTVYVEPAEIINLQFEQSANMAEESKEEMKVLGDLTAMAESYNRELSINTETVGILDFLLAKAKYAMTLDAVSVELNDDGIIDIYGARHPLMAHTMVPLDFSIGEGYSSLIITGPNTGGKTMALKSVGLLTLMVQSGLLVPVLQGSRMAVFEDIVVDIGDGQSIEHALSTFSAHIRNMIGILETAGSSTLILIDEMASGTDPGEGVGLSIALLEEFHRRRATVVATTHFSEIKHFAENTPGFQNARMEFDTETLQPLYRLRIGEAGESYAYAIALKLGMWTRIIERSEAISAGRTSQDAQEFLVIPPSFDDKKSDDVFKPASKKASTDRTVAKQGKQEHPLITKPFALGDSVYASYLDRTGIVYKTEDERGNVGILIQGQKLIINKKRLTLHIAATELYPDDYDLDIVLETKENRKKRKLLTRKHVQGLIIESPPENEK; from the coding sequence ATGAATGAAACTACAATGTTGCGTTTGGAATATGACCAGATTAAAACAAGAGTGTCTGAATGTGCTTTTTCATACCTAGGTAAGCAGCATGCCGCTTCCATGCAGCCAATTACAGATATCCGTACAATCAAAATTCGTCTTAACGAAACGAGCGAAGCTTTACAGCTCATTCGCCACGGAGCTAGCGTACCTGTTCCTTCATTGGAAGGAATGGAGCACATTCTGCACCTCTTGGGAACTGGCTATATGTTCAGCGAGCGTGATTTTTCTCATTTGGCCCAATTCATCAGAAGCTGCATGCAGCTGATGAAATATATGCATGCCAAGGCGGATTCAGCTCCAACCGTCAGTGCTTATGCCTCTTCCATGTATGGCATGGAGTCACTCCTATCCGAAATCGAGAGATGCATTTATTCGGGTCGAGTAACGGATAATGCCAGTAAAGAACTAGCTAAAATTCGCAAAAAAATTGCAGTTACTGAAGAACGTATCAAGAGGAAACTAGATTCTCTTATCAGCCGTCACCGATCCATCATGCAGGAAAATATGATCAGTCAGCGCAATGGCCGTTACGTCCTTCCGATCAAAAAAGAATTCCGCAAACAGGTGAAAGGCAATGTACTGGATGAGTCAGGTAGCGGTCAGACCGTCTATGTGGAACCTGCCGAGATCATAAATCTGCAATTCGAACAGAGCGCAAATATGGCAGAAGAATCAAAAGAGGAAATGAAAGTGCTAGGAGACCTGACCGCAATGGCTGAGTCATACAACCGTGAACTAAGCATTAATACAGAGACGGTAGGCATACTGGATTTTTTATTAGCTAAAGCCAAATACGCTATGACTCTGGATGCTGTCTCTGTCGAGCTTAACGATGATGGGATAATAGATATCTATGGTGCACGTCACCCATTGATGGCCCATACTATGGTGCCGCTTGATTTCTCAATTGGTGAAGGTTATTCTTCACTTATTATTACCGGGCCGAATACAGGCGGAAAAACGATGGCTCTCAAAAGCGTAGGTTTGTTAACACTCATGGTGCAATCCGGCCTGCTGGTACCTGTTTTGCAAGGTAGCCGAATGGCTGTATTCGAGGACATTGTGGTAGACATCGGGGATGGCCAAAGCATTGAACATGCTTTGAGCACCTTTTCTGCTCATATTCGCAATATGATTGGCATTTTGGAAACGGCAGGCAGCTCTACTCTGATCCTGATCGACGAAATGGCCTCTGGTACTGATCCGGGAGAAGGCGTAGGCCTATCTATCGCGTTGCTGGAAGAATTTCATCGTCGCCGTGCGACAGTAGTGGCTACCACGCACTTTAGCGAAATCAAGCATTTTGCTGAAAACACACCGGGGTTCCAAAATGCTCGTATGGAGTTTGATACCGAAACGTTGCAACCCTTGTACCGACTTCGCATCGGCGAGGCCGGGGAAAGCTACGCATACGCAATTGCTTTGAAGCTAGGCATGTGGACTCGCATTATCGAGCGTTCTGAGGCCATTTCTGCTGGAAGAACGTCTCAGGATGCACAGGAGTTTTTGGTTATTCCCCCTTCTTTTGATGATAAAAAGTCTGACGATGTATTTAAACCTGCCTCTAAAAAAGCATCTACAGACCGCACAGTCGCAAAACAGGGAAAACAAGAGCACCCGCTCATAACCAAGCCATTTGCTCTTGGAGATAGTGTTTATGCCAGCTACCTAGATCGAACCGGTATTGTTTACAAAACCGAGGATGAACGAGGCAATGTTGGAATTTTGATTCAAGGACAAAAACTGATCATAAACAAAAAGAGGCTCACTCTTCACATCGCTGCAACAGAATTGTATCCTGACGACTATGATTTGGATATTGTGTTAGAAACAAAGGAAAACCGCAAAAAACGGAAGCTTCTAACGCGCAAGCATGTTCAGGGGCTGATAATTGAATCTCCCCCGGAAAATGAAAAATAA
- a CDS encoding ROK family protein — protein MKNKILVFDIGGSFIKFSLYFQDKFMTKGKVATPLDSLENLLIVLKQIHNQFIDECEGVAVSMPGIVDSVTGHMVHGGSLRYINDINMIEVFKKAFHLPVAIENDGKCAALGEVWRGSLQGIADGVVLVVGTGMGGGIISQGKLLKGHHLSAGEFSFIRTNNEHADNVDYLLGMQGSSSVLAKTVAKAKGLPEDAITGERVFKLIEEGDHTVQKIFQEYCRNIATQIINLQTILDPQKFVIGGGISANPLLVATIKEELEKLYLHSILNFVRADIEQSKLGNEANLLGAIYNYMQSHHLEV, from the coding sequence ATGAAAAATAAAATACTGGTTTTTGATATTGGTGGCTCTTTTATTAAATTCAGTTTATATTTTCAAGATAAATTTATGACGAAAGGTAAAGTTGCTACACCATTAGATTCACTAGAGAATCTGCTTATAGTCTTGAAGCAAATTCATAATCAGTTTATAGATGAATGTGAAGGAGTAGCCGTCAGCATGCCAGGTATTGTGGACTCGGTCACTGGTCATATGGTGCATGGTGGTTCGTTAAGGTATATAAACGATATCAATATGATCGAAGTTTTCAAGAAAGCGTTTCATTTGCCTGTAGCTATTGAAAATGATGGGAAGTGTGCAGCTCTTGGAGAAGTATGGCGCGGCTCACTACAGGGGATCGCTGATGGTGTTGTTTTGGTAGTTGGAACAGGAATGGGCGGTGGAATCATCTCTCAAGGAAAATTGCTGAAAGGTCATCATTTATCGGCTGGGGAATTCTCCTTCATCAGAACTAACAATGAGCATGCAGACAATGTTGATTATCTGCTTGGTATGCAAGGGAGTAGTTCTGTTTTAGCTAAAACTGTTGCCAAGGCTAAAGGACTTCCTGAAGATGCTATAACAGGTGAAAGAGTATTCAAGCTTATTGAAGAAGGTGATCACACGGTACAAAAGATTTTTCAAGAATACTGTAGGAACATCGCAACACAAATTATTAATTTACAAACAATTCTTGACCCTCAAAAGTTTGTGATCGGGGGAGGCATATCTGCCAATCCTTTGCTGGTTGCTACCATTAAAGAAGAATTAGAGAAGCTTTACCTGCATTCGATCTTAAATTTTGTGCGTGCAGATATTGAACAAAGTAAGTTAGGCAATGAAGCGAATTTGCTAGGTGCTATATACAACTACATGCAGTCACACCATCTTGAGGTATAA